CGTCTTCAGTTCCGTTGACATTGAGCGTCATTTCGTTTCCGGCCCAGCCAAACTCAACCTGCTGATCGACGCGGAACTCCATTTCAACACCAGCCTCGAAGGTCACATCTACGTCTGCAGAGTTATATAGCCCGTTGATGTTGTAGTAGGGGATTCCAGGGTTCTGGAACGTCACCGAGTCAGTGATATTGTCAAACTCGACTGCGACACGGTTATCTTCGACGTTTTCATACGTCCCACCGAGCGGGAAGTTCGTGACCGCAAGCGCGTGGTCTAGAATAGCCACTGGTCCTACCGAGTCTTTCACGTTCAGATTCGAAGACCCGCTCTTGAAGGATTTCGAAGCGATACCAGCACTTGCCGATTGCTCGATCGTGACGTCCTTGAAGAGCAGCGAACGCTCATTATTGTTCACGATTGCCGCGCGGTCGGAGCCGGCGTGACGCACGATGACGTGCTCGAACACGGAATCACTGGTAACCGTGTTATTGATGGTGATCTCTTCCCAGTGACCTGCATTCGGCGAGGTACCTTCAAAGACGATCGGATTGGCGGCCGTACCCTGTGCGATCACGGTGGCTTCGTTTCCTGCCCAACCAAACTCGACGGATTGGTCCACGCTCATGATAAAGCGGGTGCCTGGGCGAATCGTAATCTTAGAAGCACCACCCGTGTTATAGATATCGTCGAGCACGTTCACGGTGCCACAGAAGGTGATATCACCCTCGATCTTTCCGTCGAAATCACCACCCACGTCTCCGGTCTGACAATCAGCCGAAGGGGGGTTGTTTTCGTTGTTTGGCTCAACGTTATTTTCTTCATTGTTGTCGCTGCCAGAGGTCGACGTGATACACCCGGATCCGGCAATAATTGTGGCAAATGCAATTCCAAGAAATTTCTTCTTCATTTTTTTCCCTTTGTTCTGGGGTATGGTTGTCCCTTTGTGACGGCACTTATCACAGAGTATTCATTTTGGGTCAAGGTTTTCGCCCAAAGCGTGCTGTTAAGCCCTTGAACTTGGTGTAATGTGCGGCCGAAACTTTTTTGGGAGATGATGATGACGGATAGACAAGAACTTAAAGATATTTTTGGTCATTTTGACGGTGATCATAACGGTCGCATCGACTGCGAAGAGTTCAAGCGGCTGATGAAAGCTTTGGACGCGGACCTGAGTGGAGAAGAGCTCGATATCGGGTTCGACATTATCGACTCCGATGATAACGGAACTATCGATTTTGAGGAGTTCATTCAGTGG
This Microvenator marinus DNA region includes the following protein-coding sequences:
- a CDS encoding EF-hand domain-containing protein codes for the protein MTDRQELKDIFGHFDGDHNGRIDCEEFKRLMKALDADLSGEELDIGFDIIDSDDNGTIDFEEFIQWWTNR